In Oscillatoria acuminata PCC 6304, a single window of DNA contains:
- a CDS encoding ferredoxin:protochlorophyllide reductase (ATP-dependent) subunit N, producing MTVAPSEALTFECETGNYHTFCPISCVAWLYQKIEDSFFLVIGTKTCGYFLQNAMGVMIFAEPRYAMAELEEADISAQLNDYEELKRLCLQIKRDRNPSVIVWIGTCTTEIIKTDLEGLAPKLEADLGVPIVVARANGLDYAFTQGEDTVLAAMVQRCPDKVEKEEEKQERNAIQKLLNFGKQKEEVVAEEAEYANHPPLVLFGSLPDPVVTQLTLELKKQGVKVSGWLPSKRYTELPAVAEGDYACGVNPFLSRTATAFMRRRKAKLIGAPFPIGPDGTRAWIEKICSVFGIEPVGLEEREAQIWASLEDYIQLIRGKSVFFMGDNLLEISLARFLIRCGMTCAEIGIPYLDKRYQGPELALLEKTCHEMGVPLPKIIEKPDNYNQLQRIHEVRPDLVITGMAHANPLEARGISTKWSVEFTFAQIHGFTNARDILELVTRPMRRNNSMKDLGWDRLVKEEAQV from the coding sequence TCACCTTTGAGTGTGAAACCGGCAACTATCATACCTTTTGCCCGATTAGCTGCGTGGCGTGGCTTTACCAGAAGATAGAAGATAGTTTCTTTTTAGTGATTGGCACGAAAACCTGTGGTTATTTCCTCCAAAATGCGATGGGGGTAATGATCTTCGCCGAACCTCGCTATGCAATGGCGGAGTTGGAAGAGGCAGATATTTCGGCCCAGTTGAACGATTATGAAGAGTTAAAGCGGTTGTGCTTACAAATTAAGCGCGATCGCAACCCTAGCGTCATCGTCTGGATCGGTACCTGCACCACCGAAATTATCAAAACCGACCTAGAGGGTCTCGCACCCAAACTAGAAGCGGACCTCGGCGTTCCCATCGTCGTAGCGCGTGCCAACGGCTTAGATTATGCCTTCACCCAAGGCGAAGATACCGTATTGGCGGCAATGGTCCAACGTTGTCCCGATAAAGTCGAAAAAGAGGAAGAAAAGCAAGAACGCAACGCCATCCAGAAACTGCTCAACTTCGGGAAGCAAAAAGAAGAAGTGGTGGCAGAAGAAGCGGAATATGCGAATCATCCTCCGTTGGTGCTGTTTGGGTCCTTACCCGACCCCGTGGTAACGCAACTCACCCTAGAACTGAAGAAACAAGGGGTGAAAGTTTCGGGATGGTTGCCATCCAAGCGCTATACCGAACTCCCGGCAGTTGCCGAAGGGGACTATGCCTGTGGCGTTAACCCCTTCCTCAGTCGCACCGCTACGGCATTCATGCGCCGCCGGAAAGCCAAACTGATTGGAGCACCCTTCCCGATCGGTCCCGACGGCACCCGCGCCTGGATCGAAAAAATCTGTTCCGTCTTCGGCATCGAACCCGTCGGATTAGAAGAACGGGAAGCCCAAATCTGGGCCAGTTTGGAAGATTATATCCAACTGATTCGCGGTAAATCCGTCTTCTTCATGGGAGATAACTTACTAGAAATCTCCCTAGCGCGGTTCCTAATTCGTTGCGGCATGACTTGCGCGGAAATTGGCATCCCCTATCTGGATAAACGCTACCAAGGACCGGAACTCGCCTTGTTAGAAAAAACCTGCCACGAAATGGGAGTTCCCTTGCCGAAAATTATCGAAAAGCCCGATAATTACAACCAATTGCAACGGATTCACGAAGTGAGACCGGATCTCGTCATCACCGGAATGGCCCACGCCAATCCCCTAGAAGCACGAGGAATCAGCACTAAATGGTCAGTGGAATTTACCTTCGCCCAAATTCACGGATTCACCAACGCCCGGGATATTTTAGAGTTAGTAACTCGTCCCATGCGTCGGAATAATTCCATGAAAGACCTAGGTTGGGACCGCTTAGTGAAAGAAGAAGCCCAAGTATAA